Proteins from one Xenopus tropicalis strain Nigerian chromosome 1, UCB_Xtro_10.0, whole genome shotgun sequence genomic window:
- the LOC100498068 gene encoding thioredoxin — protein MVRYLKNMEELQYALQQAGPKLLVVKFFASWCGNCRRIAPEFEKLSGDYPNILLCQVDVDNASILAQQFQIRSVPTFFFYKDQNKIEAFSGADVPKLRGTVDRLC, from the exons ATGGTTAGGTACCTTAAAAACATG GAAGAATTGCAATATGCACTGCAACAAGCTGGTCCGAAACTTTTAGTTGTCAAGTTTTTTGCATCATGGTGTGGCAACTGTAGAAGGATTGCCCCAGAATTTGAA AAGCTAAGTGGTGATTATCCCAACATTTTGTTGTGCCAGGTAGATGTGGATAATGCATCA ATACTGGCTCAACAGTTTCAAATTCGCTCCGTGCCAACATTCTTTTTCTACAAGGATCAAAATAAG ATTGAAGCGTTCAGTGGCGCTGACGTACCGAAACTAAGAGGAACAGTCGATAGGTTATGCTAA
- the LOC100498224 gene encoding thioredoxin: MIRYLRSVEELQYALRDAGQKLVLVNFSSHKCGQCTIVAPEYEKLCTEYPDILLYKVLDDAPKLCQHCEITSTPTFVFYKDRLKIKQFSGADIVQLRETIRKLY; the protein is encoded by the exons GAGGAATTGCAATATGCACTGCGAGATGCTGGTCAGAAACTTGTGTTGGTCAACTTTTCTTCACACAAGTGTGGCCAGTGTACAATAGTTGCCCCGGAATATGAA AAACTATGTACTGAATATCCTGATATTTTGCTGTACAAGGTTTTGGATGATGCACCA AAACTGTGTCAACACTGTGAAATTACTTCCACCCCAACGTTCGTTTTCTACAAAGATCGGCTAAAG ATCAAGCAGTTCAGTGGTGCTGATATAGTGCAACTAAGGGAAACCATCAGGAAGCTATACTGA